Proteins from a single region of Dyadobacter fanqingshengii:
- a CDS encoding sensor histidine kinase: MSYGQAPQTRVNIQLLGPEQGLPSRNTRSLAQDGRGFMWVATGQELWRYDGYTFQNFTAMLTRSLGGGTLINQIRTGPNGAIWVAHNSGVSIVDPLDLTCKTINPSKPFKNIDSKQHLDVFFDKDQNGWVSVPRGKLIKINKNFVPVALYTPPADAGNAAAVGSQITKMFVDGKDRLYAFSDSTYLDEINEKANLINRTNLLAKDMDPRRFSVFNVVQSGADTLQIYYKHNISKKFLMRQYALGTRIFSPLTDIDTPIAADVIYAYKNNYKWYKSSKEIGLLNQKTGQFTNLTTRLLQKSGADIFFFGACLSTDGSFWAAGVDGLIKVTLTEEIFRRYMSVPLEKTGDIGSSVRGITEDNSGMIWACSYGYNRDGLQYLLHQIDPLTHLSRHMQLHSKANVSNEMVIPYKVLFTKDEVYAVTDGIQFLKIDPETEAYHAVAFPFVSGRGFTSFYKLNDSTFWAGTWGGMGIIGTRDLKPVLLNDKAGRYIKNERINNFMPWNQNRILVSTTNGLYVLNQDASIYEHYGQTAGDKIKLPALQIFHTAWFENALWAATGQGLIRIDVNNKTTQLFTTHDGLPDNNIYAALPDERGNLWLSTNKGLSRFDTRTKKFHNYGISDGLPHLEFNHGSYLKSRNGTLYFGGLNGVVAFNPEKLDLSSKKESGLQLISYSKFDAGRNKADTITTHQAGQQIIFNPGDRLFAFAFMSPDYQNTSLNRFRYKLEGWGDDRWQMFENGNKLLFNSLPPGNYMLKVQVSVGGADWSSQEWQSPVRVLTPWYKSVWFFVLSLLFIGILIYLFYQYRLRQIMDIQKIRNGISADMHDEIGSTLSSITFYSQALLMQIEKTEHQQVVQKIKENAQQVQEGLSDIVWSVKAGSDQIEDVFARMFQFGSTLAESKGFDFRFESDSQLQNLKLDMQTRKNLYLIFKEAMNNAAKYSNANTVEVYTTRESGRTKLTINDNGRGFDPGFIKKGNGLTNMHQRAAQMNGVLTIHSAIDEGTTITLLF; encoded by the coding sequence ATGTCTTATGGGCAGGCACCGCAAACGCGGGTAAATATTCAGTTGCTTGGACCGGAGCAAGGTTTGCCCAGCCGGAATACGCGTTCTCTGGCCCAGGATGGCCGGGGATTTATGTGGGTGGCCACTGGTCAGGAACTATGGCGTTATGATGGGTATACTTTTCAAAACTTCACCGCAATGCTTACCCGCTCCCTGGGCGGCGGAACATTGATCAACCAGATCAGGACCGGGCCGAATGGCGCTATCTGGGTTGCGCATAACAGCGGCGTCAGCATTGTCGATCCCCTCGATCTGACCTGCAAGACCATCAATCCATCCAAGCCCTTTAAAAATATCGATTCGAAACAGCATTTGGATGTTTTTTTTGATAAGGATCAAAATGGATGGGTGTCTGTTCCCCGTGGTAAGCTTATCAAAATCAATAAAAATTTCGTCCCGGTGGCACTGTACACACCGCCAGCCGACGCCGGGAATGCTGCTGCTGTCGGAAGTCAGATTACCAAAATGTTTGTGGACGGAAAAGACAGGCTTTATGCGTTTAGCGATAGCACGTATCTGGACGAAATCAATGAAAAAGCAAATCTCATTAACCGGACCAATTTATTAGCAAAAGACATGGATCCCCGGCGTTTCAGCGTCTTCAATGTTGTGCAGTCCGGTGCCGATACATTGCAAATTTATTACAAGCATAATATCAGTAAAAAATTCCTGATGCGCCAATACGCACTAGGAACAAGAATTTTTAGTCCCCTTACTGACATTGACACGCCGATAGCGGCCGACGTGATTTATGCTTATAAAAACAATTACAAGTGGTATAAATCTTCAAAGGAAATTGGTTTATTAAATCAAAAAACCGGACAGTTTACGAATCTCACCACACGTCTTTTGCAAAAATCGGGTGCCGATATTTTCTTCTTCGGCGCCTGTTTAAGCACAGACGGCAGTTTTTGGGCGGCAGGCGTCGACGGTCTTATAAAAGTGACGCTTACCGAAGAAATTTTCAGAAGATACATGAGCGTGCCTTTGGAAAAGACAGGCGATATCGGCAGCAGCGTCAGAGGCATTACCGAGGATAACTCGGGAATGATTTGGGCATGTTCTTATGGCTATAACCGGGATGGTTTACAATATCTGCTGCATCAGATTGATCCTCTGACACACCTGAGCAGGCACATGCAGTTGCACAGCAAGGCTAATGTTTCAAATGAAATGGTGATTCCGTATAAGGTTCTTTTTACCAAAGACGAGGTTTATGCGGTTACGGATGGCATACAGTTCTTGAAAATAGATCCCGAGACTGAGGCCTATCACGCGGTGGCATTCCCATTTGTCAGCGGACGCGGATTTACTTCTTTTTACAAACTCAATGATTCCACTTTCTGGGCGGGGACGTGGGGTGGAATGGGCATAATTGGTACGCGGGATCTGAAACCTGTTCTTTTAAATGATAAAGCCGGGCGCTACATTAAAAATGAACGCATCAACAACTTTATGCCGTGGAATCAAAACCGTATTTTAGTCAGTACTACGAATGGATTATACGTTTTGAATCAGGATGCGAGCATTTATGAGCATTATGGACAGACAGCGGGTGACAAGATCAAACTTCCGGCTTTACAAATTTTCCACACAGCATGGTTTGAAAATGCATTGTGGGCGGCAACAGGGCAAGGGCTGATCCGCATTGACGTGAATAACAAAACAACGCAGCTTTTCACCACGCACGACGGCCTGCCTGACAACAACATTTATGCGGCCTTGCCGGACGAGAGGGGCAATCTTTGGCTGAGTACGAATAAAGGTTTATCACGATTTGATACACGAACCAAAAAATTCCATAATTACGGGATTTCAGACGGTTTGCCTCACCTGGAATTTAATCATGGATCCTATCTGAAATCGAGAAACGGCACGCTTTATTTCGGCGGCTTGAACGGCGTTGTTGCTTTCAATCCGGAAAAGCTTGATTTAAGCTCAAAAAAAGAGAGCGGATTGCAGCTCATTTCCTATTCAAAATTCGATGCAGGTCGGAACAAGGCTGACACGATCACTACCCATCAGGCAGGTCAACAAATCATTTTTAACCCGGGTGACCGTCTTTTTGCCTTTGCATTTATGAGCCCGGATTATCAGAACACCTCATTAAACCGGTTTCGATATAAGCTCGAAGGGTGGGGGGATGATCGCTGGCAAATGTTTGAAAATGGGAATAAACTGCTTTTTAACAGCCTGCCACCCGGGAATTACATGCTAAAAGTGCAGGTTTCCGTGGGTGGCGCCGATTGGAGTAGCCAGGAATGGCAGTCACCTGTGCGTGTGCTTACGCCCTGGTATAAATCGGTTTGGTTTTTTGTTCTCAGTTTGCTGTTCATCGGCATTTTAATTTATCTCTTTTACCAATATCGGCTCCGGCAGATCATGGATATTCAAAAAATCCGCAATGGGATAAGTGCAGATATGCACGATGAGATCGGGAGCACGCTCAGCAGCATTACTTTTTATAGCCAGGCATTGCTGATGCAAATAGAAAAAACCGAACATCAGCAGGTGGTTCAGAAAATAAAGGAAAATGCCCAGCAGGTTCAGGAGGGGCTTAGCGATATCGTATGGAGTGTCAAAGCTGGCAGTGACCAGATCGAGGACGTGTTTGCGCGCATGTTTCAATTCGGCAGCACATTGGCAGAGTCCAAAGGATTTGATTTTCGCTTTGAATCGGATAGCCAGCTTCAAAACCTGAAACTGGATATGCAGACGCGAAAGAATCTGTATTTAATTTTCAAAGAAGCGATGAACAATGCTGCCAAATATTCGAATGCAAACACCGTTGAAGTATACACAACCCGTGAAAGCGGTCGTACTAAGCTGACTATCAATGACAATGGTCGTGGATTCGACCCCGGGTTCATCAAAAAAGGCAATGGGTTGACCAATATGCATCAGCGTGCGGCACAGATGAATGGCGTGCTCACGATCCACTCCGCCATCGACGAGGGAACGACTATTACGCTGCTATTCTGA
- a CDS encoding response regulator, whose product MNKTVIIIDDDPIVRLVTQRMMHNIDSTVNCHQCENGEVGLSTIEKLQNVADYVVVLLDINMPVLNGWEFLDRLQQLNIVASDKFKLYMITSSTDASDKIKARSYPVIKKLYPKPLSKQDLKEILISNEMP is encoded by the coding sequence TTAGATTAGTTACCCAAAGAATGATGCATAACATTGATAGTACAGTTAATTGTCATCAATGCGAAAATGGAGAGGTTGGTTTATCGACAATAGAAAAACTACAAAATGTAGCCGATTATGTTGTTGTACTTTTAGACATCAATATGCCCGTTTTAAATGGATGGGAATTTTTAGACAGATTGCAACAACTAAATATTGTTGCCAGTGATAAATTCAAATTATACATGATCACCTCCTCTACAGATGCAAGTGACAAGATTAAAGCTCGATCTTATCCGGTGATTAAAAAGCTCTATCCCAAACCGCTTTCAAAACAAGATTTAAAGGAAATTCTTATTTCTAATGAAATGCCTTAA
- a CDS encoding response regulator transcription factor — protein MASRIIIFDDNQERLSSVSMLLNLSDGFLCTGTFPNANNLLANITESKPDLVLMDIDMPGTNGIDATILIRRHFGALPVLIQTNFEEDERIFGSLQAGANGYLLKKTSPERFIESLREALEGGAPMTGSIATKVLRYFSAETAAKKDYHLTEREKHILGFLVKGYSYKLIAAECDIAYNTVNNHIRNIYDKLYVNSATEAVSLAIRERLV, from the coding sequence ATGGCGTCAAGGATCATTATTTTCGACGATAATCAGGAGCGGTTGAGCAGCGTTTCCATGCTCCTCAATCTCTCCGACGGTTTCTTGTGCACCGGAACTTTCCCTAATGCCAATAATCTTTTGGCCAACATTACCGAATCGAAGCCCGACCTTGTCCTCATGGATATTGACATGCCCGGAACAAACGGCATTGACGCGACCATTCTGATCAGAAGGCATTTTGGTGCATTGCCTGTCCTGATCCAAACGAACTTTGAAGAAGATGAGCGTATTTTTGGCAGTCTGCAAGCTGGCGCCAACGGATATTTGCTCAAAAAAACAAGTCCTGAAAGGTTCATTGAAAGTTTAAGAGAGGCGCTTGAAGGTGGTGCGCCTATGACTGGCAGCATTGCTACCAAAGTCCTGCGCTATTTTTCTGCTGAAACGGCAGCCAAAAAAGATTACCACCTAACCGAGCGCGAAAAGCACATTTTAGGTTTTTTGGTTAAAGGTTACAGTTACAAATTAATCGCCGCAGAATGTGATATTGCTTACAACACCGTGAATAATCACATTCGCAATATCTATGACAAGCTTTACGTAAACAGTGCCACTGAGGCGGTTAGCCTGGCAATCAGGGAGAGGCTGGTCTGA
- a CDS encoding c-type cytochrome, producing MKAIKIIGKILSALFVVAIAGIIYAKTALPDTGPAPDIKIERTAARVARGEYLANHVTVCMDCHSTRDWSRYAGPLSGGFGAGGEAFTQDMGFPGKFYAPNITPYTLAEWTDGEIFRAVTTGVNKEGKALFPVMAYHRFGQLDQEDIYSVIAYIRELPAIKKDIPESEPDFPVNILINTMPAKAAFTKRPSETDEVAYGKYLITATGCVDCHSKTEKGSVIAGTEFGGGMEFAGPNGIMRSPNITMHKQTGIGKWTKEAFVARFKAFVDSNYVSPKITPDAINTPMPWTMYAGMKEQDLNAIYAYLSTVKPIDNQVVRMERR from the coding sequence GTGAAAGCAATTAAAATCATCGGTAAAATACTCAGCGCGCTGTTTGTTGTTGCCATTGCAGGCATCATTTATGCTAAAACTGCGCTTCCTGACACGGGTCCTGCACCGGACATTAAAATAGAACGCACTGCGGCCCGCGTGGCGCGGGGAGAGTATTTAGCCAATCATGTGACGGTTTGTATGGATTGCCACAGCACCCGCGACTGGTCGCGCTATGCCGGACCGCTTTCGGGCGGTTTCGGCGCGGGTGGCGAAGCCTTTACCCAAGACATGGGCTTTCCAGGTAAGTTTTATGCGCCCAATATCACACCCTATACACTAGCCGAATGGACGGACGGAGAAATTTTCCGTGCCGTCACAACCGGTGTTAACAAAGAGGGAAAAGCATTGTTTCCGGTGATGGCTTACCACCGGTTTGGCCAGCTTGACCAGGAGGATATTTACTCGGTTATTGCTTACATTCGGGAGTTGCCGGCAATAAAAAAGGATATCCCTGAGTCGGAACCTGACTTCCCTGTTAACATCTTGATCAACACCATGCCTGCGAAAGCGGCTTTCACCAAGCGGCCCTCAGAAACGGATGAGGTGGCTTATGGGAAATATCTGATCACTGCGACCGGTTGCGTGGATTGCCATAGCAAAACGGAAAAAGGAAGTGTGATTGCCGGAACTGAATTCGGGGGAGGAATGGAATTCGCTGGCCCAAACGGCATTATGCGCTCGCCAAACATTACCATGCATAAGCAAACAGGAATAGGTAAATGGACGAAAGAAGCTTTTGTTGCCCGATTTAAAGCGTTCGTTGACAGCAATTACGTTTCTCCTAAAATAACACCGGATGCCATTAACACGCCAATGCCCTGGACCATGTACGCAGGAATGAAAGAACAGGATCTCAATGCTATTTATGCCTATCTCAGCACAGTGAAACCAATCGATAATCAGGTTGTAAGGATGGAAAGAAGGTAG
- a CDS encoding GEVED domain-containing protein has product MKIIKFYSTFLLILLCLASSGIIHAQTYCASTGGGAQDIVNVAIGTLNNSSSCNQAAGAGSVPGSYSNYTDLAAPDLMQFKTVPLSISVAYCTGYQSVTSSIWIDFNHDGNFGDGELAYRSGSNFEPNHTVTGTFTIPGSALLGPTRMRVITAAVGYVDPCGSYNGGETEDYTVNIVSPPACNGAPAPGNTIASQTAICSSGTIDLSFSSSSALNSGDAAGFTYQWFNNAGPIAGATNTTYTATITATDNFYCAVTCSQSGQTGQSTPIAIRVKSFYECYCPSAANNDTGPDIFNVTAGTLNNASNLSQTGGPGSILNRYSNYTTLVAAPVFNQQATIPFSIQVGENSGNASTSIWIDYNQNGIFENEGERVHQTSQANSGNHTVSGSFTIPLSAATGVTGMRIVTNVGQNPVGSACENYGEGETEDYLVNIGEVPACSGDPIQAQTIATQLPVCPEAKYTFSLSPAIITAGNTYQWYNDAGPIAGATSETYTATITSPDNFYCEVTCSNGSKTTRSIPVSVLTCYCTSTALSGPTLDVTNVTAGTLNHSTTFSQTGGPGSVLGAYSDFTTLVDAPEFNQLATIPFSVTAGGTDSYFHIAIWIDYNRNGTFESPGEFIHQARGFQNLTTTGSFIIPKTALTGITRMRVITSVGLAPLNSACENYGQGETEDYLINIVPPPACSDSPLQLNAIATQNPVCPEVSLTFSLSPTILTSNNNYQWYNDAGPIAGATSDTYTATITGPDNYYCEVTCPTGANTTVSTPVAVHGTFLYCPCNSASDNTSGSDIINVTIAELNNSSDCSQSGGPGSIRNRYSDYTHLVAAPNLAISNATPIAIRMGQCGSFGVSSTSVWIDYNHNGSFDAPAERVYFSSNNFSPDYTLTGSITIPETALPGFTRMRVISGNGGVGNSACGGYDSGETEDYFVNIVAPICSGNVSLPTAATTNTQNVATTPLVANGCEYIAKVVPAEGFMEATIKSWLETIPPFYYVPRHYEITPTTNASTATGTVTLYFSQADFNAYNATITAGFLPTGPDDVSGIANFQIIKFSGTSSTGLNYSGPPSNIPTEGNSWNAGDYTFVWNSINSIWEVTFPVTGFSGFIAKSIDQALPVTLVSFTGKAIENSNELTWKTSSEVDFSHFEIQRSMDAKTFEKIGEQASKTQRIYTFLDPDSPRGKAYYRLKMIDLDAKYSFSKMIAIGNDAETSVVGNFYPNPSTGKVYIEINAINKGTWNITNYDLTGRLRSHKTKSLQPGLNVISIDKLSPGLNIFKFDNGSISEIRKVVRE; this is encoded by the coding sequence ATGAAAATCATAAAGTTCTACTCAACATTTCTTTTAATCCTCTTGTGTCTTGCCAGTAGCGGCATCATTCACGCACAAACCTATTGCGCCTCCACGGGTGGCGGTGCCCAGGATATCGTAAACGTGGCGATCGGGACATTAAACAATTCCTCATCCTGTAATCAAGCGGCTGGCGCTGGTTCTGTGCCGGGTAGTTATTCGAATTACACCGATCTTGCTGCCCCGGATCTAATGCAATTCAAAACCGTTCCTCTTTCGATCAGCGTCGCCTATTGCACCGGCTATCAATCAGTTACAAGTTCAATTTGGATCGACTTCAACCATGATGGAAATTTCGGTGATGGTGAACTTGCGTATCGCTCGGGGTCAAATTTCGAACCAAATCATACCGTAACAGGAACATTCACTATTCCTGGAAGTGCATTGTTAGGCCCGACCCGAATGCGGGTTATTACTGCGGCAGTTGGATATGTTGACCCTTGCGGAAGTTACAATGGTGGTGAAACAGAAGACTATACAGTAAATATTGTATCACCACCAGCTTGCAATGGTGCACCTGCACCGGGAAATACCATAGCAAGCCAGACTGCTATTTGCAGCAGTGGAACCATTGACTTGTCGTTTTCATCATCTTCCGCATTGAATAGTGGTGACGCAGCTGGGTTTACTTACCAATGGTTTAACAATGCAGGTCCTATCGCGGGCGCTACTAACACTACCTACACGGCAACCATTACAGCCACAGATAATTTTTATTGTGCAGTTACATGCAGCCAAAGTGGCCAAACGGGTCAATCAACGCCTATTGCTATTCGTGTAAAATCGTTTTATGAATGCTATTGCCCTTCTGCTGCTAATAATGACACAGGTCCGGACATTTTCAATGTAACGGCAGGGACACTGAACAACGCCTCTAACCTCTCTCAAACCGGAGGGCCCGGATCCATTTTAAATAGATATTCCAATTACACCACTTTGGTGGCGGCTCCGGTCTTTAATCAGCAAGCCACGATTCCATTTTCAATACAAGTAGGGGAAAACAGCGGTAACGCCTCAACTTCCATCTGGATCGATTACAATCAGAATGGCATTTTCGAAAATGAAGGTGAAAGAGTACATCAAACATCACAAGCAAATTCTGGCAACCATACAGTTAGCGGTTCTTTCACGATTCCTTTAAGCGCTGCAACAGGCGTTACAGGAATGAGAATCGTGACAAATGTTGGTCAAAATCCGGTAGGTTCTGCTTGTGAAAACTATGGTGAGGGAGAAACCGAAGATTATCTGGTAAACATTGGAGAAGTTCCCGCATGCAGTGGTGACCCGATACAAGCCCAAACGATCGCTACACAACTTCCCGTTTGCCCGGAAGCAAAGTATACGTTTTCTCTGAGTCCCGCCATTATTACTGCCGGTAACACATATCAATGGTATAATGACGCCGGACCGATTGCAGGTGCAACAAGCGAAACTTATACGGCAACCATCACCAGCCCGGATAATTTTTATTGTGAGGTAACCTGTTCCAATGGCTCAAAAACAACAAGATCAATCCCGGTTTCTGTCCTGACATGCTATTGCACTTCTACCGCTCTTAGCGGACCAACATTAGATGTTACTAACGTAACCGCAGGAACATTAAACCATTCAACCACCTTTTCTCAAACCGGCGGACCAGGATCTGTTCTTGGTGCCTATTCCGACTTTACAACCCTGGTGGATGCACCCGAATTTAATCAGCTGGCTACGATTCCGTTTTCAGTAACTGCAGGGGGGACTGACTCGTATTTCCACATTGCTATATGGATAGACTATAACCGCAATGGCACCTTTGAAAGTCCGGGTGAATTTATACATCAGGCAAGAGGTTTTCAGAATTTGACCACAACTGGCTCATTTATCATTCCTAAAACCGCATTAACAGGCATCACCCGTATGCGGGTCATTACCTCTGTTGGCCTGGCTCCGCTTAATTCCGCGTGCGAAAATTATGGTCAGGGGGAAACCGAAGATTATCTGATCAACATTGTACCACCTCCTGCTTGCAGCGACAGCCCGCTACAACTGAATGCAATAGCTACGCAAAACCCGGTTTGCCCGGAGGTGAGTTTAACTTTTTCACTCAGTCCCACCATACTTACTTCTAATAACAACTATCAATGGTACAACGATGCGGGTCCTATTGCAGGTGCTACCAGCGATACATATACTGCGACCATCACAGGTCCTGACAATTATTATTGCGAGGTAACCTGTCCAACCGGCGCAAACACAACCGTATCGACACCGGTGGCTGTCCATGGGACATTCCTTTATTGTCCTTGCAATTCTGCGTCTGATAATACATCAGGTTCGGACATAATTAATGTAACGATTGCTGAATTAAACAATTCATCCGACTGTAGCCAATCCGGAGGCCCGGGCTCTATCCGTAACAGGTATTCGGATTACACCCATCTGGTAGCAGCGCCGAACCTTGCAATATCAAATGCTACCCCGATCGCTATTCGGATGGGTCAGTGCGGATCTTTTGGTGTCAGTTCAACGTCTGTTTGGATCGATTACAACCATAATGGAAGCTTTGACGCACCAGCGGAAAGGGTGTATTTCTCATCAAATAACTTTTCCCCGGACTATACATTGACGGGTTCTATCACGATTCCAGAAACGGCCTTGCCAGGTTTTACGCGCATGAGAGTCATATCCGGTAACGGGGGAGTAGGTAATTCTGCCTGCGGAGGTTATGACAGTGGTGAAACGGAAGATTACTTTGTGAATATTGTTGCTCCGATTTGCAGCGGTAACGTCTCGCTCCCTACTGCCGCAACTACAAATACACAAAATGTCGCGACAACGCCTTTGGTAGCTAATGGTTGTGAATACATTGCCAAAGTAGTGCCCGCAGAAGGTTTCATGGAGGCTACTATCAAAAGCTGGCTTGAAACAATCCCCCCTTTTTACTATGTACCGCGACATTATGAGATTACACCAACCACCAACGCAAGCACCGCAACCGGCACCGTGACTTTGTACTTCTCACAAGCCGATTTTAATGCCTATAACGCTACGATCACTGCCGGCTTTTTACCAACCGGCCCGGATGATGTCTCGGGTATTGCCAACTTCCAGATCATTAAGTTTTCAGGAACCAGTTCGACAGGCTTGAATTATTCCGGGCCGCCATCAAACATCCCAACCGAGGGAAATTCCTGGAATGCAGGAGATTATACCTTTGTTTGGAACTCGATCAATTCCATTTGGGAAGTAACATTCCCTGTAACCGGATTTAGTGGCTTTATAGCGAAATCAATTGACCAAGCATTACCAGTCACATTGGTTTCTTTCACAGGGAAAGCGATAGAGAACAGCAATGAACTTACCTGGAAAACCAGCTCAGAAGTTGATTTCAGCCATTTCGAAATTCAAAGGAGCATGGATGCAAAAACATTTGAGAAAATAGGTGAGCAGGCATCGAAAACACAACGGATTTACACTTTCCTTGATCCAGATTCACCTCGTGGAAAAGCATATTACCGCCTGAAAATGATCGATCTGGATGCCAAATACAGTTTTTCTAAAATGATTGCAATAGGAAACGATGCAGAAACGTCCGTTGTCGGCAATTTTTACCCTAACCCAAGCACTGGTAAAGTATATATTGAAATCAATGCGATAAATAAAGGCACGTGGAATATCACCAACTATGATCTGACAGGCAGATTACGATCGCATAAGACTAAGAGTTTGCAACCTGGATTGAATGTTATTTCGATCGATAAGCTGTCTCCTGGTTTAAACATCTTCAAGTTTGACAACGGAAGTATTTCCGAAATCAGGAAAGTAGTAAGGGAGTAG
- a CDS encoding ScyD/ScyE family protein codes for MKKSIYCLLTLLVFLFVLACTDHDIFEPEPETLSSEIFIRGLKYPIGLAADDTENLWVTEAGSGKGNDGSVSMITPSGVKTTFVTGLQSLMREGSIEGIAHLGYRAGKLYFLHGSNGILYTADVSSFKSGDKSVELADIDSADIGSYVESLGLTKPINSNTYDFTFGPDDHMYIIDAGSNAVIKRDKANGALSLFAKIPNVATGVEAVPTGIVFDGSKFLISTLTGFPFTTGDAKIFQVSTTGAVDVYKSKFTTLTGITLSASQKPIVIQHGVFGAMGFAAKSGKVLNEDGKILLDSLSRPTDIIRGNGQTFYLLSYQDGTISKLSY; via the coding sequence ATGAAAAAGTCAATCTACTGCCTTTTAACATTACTGGTGTTCCTTTTCGTCCTGGCTTGCACAGATCACGACATTTTCGAACCTGAGCCAGAAACCTTGTCGTCAGAAATATTTATAAGGGGATTGAAATATCCGATCGGACTGGCCGCAGATGACACGGAAAATCTTTGGGTAACCGAAGCGGGTTCGGGTAAAGGCAACGATGGCAGCGTTTCCATGATTACACCATCCGGCGTGAAGACGACATTCGTAACCGGTCTTCAATCGCTCATGCGGGAAGGTTCGATTGAAGGAATAGCTCATTTGGGTTACCGTGCAGGAAAATTATATTTTTTACACGGCTCCAATGGAATCCTTTACACAGCAGACGTATCGTCCTTTAAATCAGGCGACAAGTCCGTCGAACTCGCCGATATTGATTCGGCAGACATTGGGAGCTATGTCGAAAGCCTTGGATTGACCAAACCTATCAATTCCAACACATACGATTTCACATTTGGTCCGGACGATCATATGTACATTATTGACGCCGGAAGCAATGCCGTTATCAAAAGGGATAAGGCCAATGGCGCACTAAGCTTGTTTGCTAAAATACCCAATGTTGCGACGGGTGTGGAAGCTGTGCCAACCGGTATTGTGTTCGATGGAAGCAAATTTCTCATCAGCACATTAACCGGCTTTCCTTTCACAACAGGAGATGCGAAAATCTTCCAAGTAAGTACAACCGGAGCGGTAGACGTGTACAAATCTAAATTTACAACGCTGACCGGCATTACGCTTTCAGCCAGCCAAAAGCCCATCGTCATCCAGCATGGTGTTTTCGGCGCAATGGGATTTGCTGCCAAGTCTGGCAAAGTGCTTAATGAAGACGGTAAAATACTTCTCGATAGCCTCTCACGGCCGACTGACATCATCCGTGGAAATGGACAAACCTTTTATTTGCTTAGTTATCAGGACGGCACAATCAGCAAGCTGTCGTATTAG